cagaatttctaataaaagtttaaaaagccttaggccccccccccccacctgtggtgggcttcttgcCCAAAATAAAAGACCTACATCTTTCATACAAGAGGTCTCAGtcaattttcattgaaataaaaatggaaaaactattgaccaaaatagaaaaaatatatctctgtCTCTCACTAATGGGGTGTTGCGATTGGCTGGTACATTGGGAAGATACCCAGAGGTTGGTACTGGatgcctctgattggctgagagGTCATTCATACCCTCTTGTTAAACTAGGCCTCTATTTGAATTGAATGTCGCCTATATAAGGTTGATATAGAACATATCGTGTTAGTTTTTATAGGGAAGAAAGTCACagttagaaaatgaaataaaacacataatttcagttcataatttatatacatatatatattttaccttttttttatagaattttaacattttttgtttcgaatttttaatagtaattcaatatttgtgtatatatatatttatatgtatggtgtatgtgtattattaaaCCTACCCGAACACCTGGTTTGtgtgtaggtctctctctctctctctctctctctctctctctctctctctctctctctctctctctctctctctctctctcatcttaggACCTGGAATTGTGTATGTAGGTGTGACAGACGAACACTTAACCTAtactaactctttctctctcactttctctcactgtttctctcacgatttctctctttctctcactatcTCACTATCTCCAATTCTCTTTCTCCTAGAACCTGGACGGCGCTAGGACATGTGCGAAGTTCTCGATGCCCCTCGTGACCACGTCTTCGGCGACGCCAGTCGCCGCCCCCAGGAGATTAACGTGACTGTCAATGACGTCCCCGGCGAAATCGGACACGGCGTCGGCGGCGTCTTCGAACCCGCCCTTCACGGTGCCCCTGATGTCGTGGAGAAGGTTCCCCTTGGCGGACACGGCGCCCCGCACCACCCCGAAGCCGGTGCCGACCGCTCCTGACACGAGGCGCCCCCCGGCGCGGATGTTGTCCGCGAAGTAGGTGTTCACAGCCCCCGCGGCGTCGGAGAAGCCCCTGGCCGTGTCCCTGGCCGTGTTCCTCACTGCAGAGGAGAAGCGGGACGCCGTCTGCGCCCCGCTATCCCAGGCGTCGCGGACCAGCCCCCGAAATCCGTCTTTGACGGTGCCGAAGGTCTGGAAGGCCTCCGAGAAGAGGTTCGTGGCGCCCTGTCCCGCCATGGCCACGCCCCCCGCGAAGTCCCCGACGAAGTCCGCGCCGCCGGAGGCCGCGTGGCCGAAGAATTCCAGCACCCTCGGGTTAGGGCGTGCCTGGGCGAGGGCGGCCATGCCCAGGAGCACGAGGGCTGATCTTGCGAGCATCATTTTCGTCTGGAAGACATGAGGTGATGAGTGgtgattgacagagagagagagagagagagagagagagagagagagagattggaagattaattatttttcttaattgttcaaagagagagagattggaagattaattatttttcttaattgttcaaagagagagagagagagagattggaagattaattatttttcttaattgttcaaagagagagagagagagagcgagagattggaagattaattatttttcttaattgttcaaagagagagagagagagagagcgagagattggaagattaattatttttcttaattgttcaaagagagagagagagagagagagagaaagattgaaagattaattatttttcttaattgttcgaatatgagagagagagcgagagtaattattgttcttaattgttcaagtagagagagagagagattgaaagactTTCTCGTAATtgttcaaatagagagagagagagagagagagattgaaagactAACTGTTTCTCGTAATtgttcaaatagagagagagagagaaagagagagagagagatatattggaagattaattattattcttaattgttcgactatgagagagagagtaattagtgTTCTTAATtgttcaaatagagagagagagagagagagtgagagtaattattgttcttaattgttcaaatagagagagagagagcgagagtaattattgttcttaattgttcaaatagagagagggagagattaattatttttcttaattgttcaaatagagagagagagagagagagagagattgaaacacTAATTATTTCTCGTGATtgttcaaatagagagagagagagatattgaaagattaattattattcttaattgttCGAATATGAGAGAGACAGTAATTATTGTTCTTAATtgttcaaatagagagagagagattaattatttttcttaattgttcaaatagagagagagagatcgaaagaCTAATTATTTCTCCCAATtgttcaaatagagagagagagagagagagagagatactggaagattaattattattcttaattgttcaaatagagagagagagagagagagactaactatTTCTCGTAattgttcaaagagagagagagagagagagattgacagacTAACTATTTCTCGTAATtgttcaaatagagagagagagagatattgaaagattaattattattcttaattgttcaaatagagagagagagagatattgaaagattaattattattcttaattgttcaaatagagagagagagagatattgaaagattaattattattcttaattgttcaaatagagagagagagatattgaaagattaattattattcttaattgttcaaatagagagagagagaaatattgaaagattaattattattcttaattgttcaaatagagagagagagagagatatttaaagattaattattattcttaattgttcaaatagagagagagagagagagagagagagagagagagagagagagagagagagaaatattgaaagattaattattattaattgttcaaatagagagagagagagagagaaatattgaaagattattatttttaattgttcaaatagagagagagagatattgaaaggttaattattattcttaattgttcaaatagagagagagagagagatattgaaagattaattattattcttaattgttcaaatagagagagagagagagagagaaatattgaaagattaattattattcttaattgttcaaatagagagagagagagagagagaaatattgaaagattaattattattcttaattgttcaaatagagagagagagagagagattgaaaggttaattattattcttaattgttcaaatagagagagagagatattgaaagattaattattattcttaattgttcaaatagagagagagagaaatattgaaagattaattattatttttaattgttcaaatagagagagagagagattgaaaggttaattattattcttaattgttcaaatagagagagagagagagagagagagagatattgaaagattaattattattcttaattgttcaaatagagagagagagagagagagagaaatattgaaagattaattattattcttaattgttcaaatagagagagagagagagagagagagagagagagagagagagagagagagaaatattgaaagattaattattattcttaattgttcaaatagagagagagagagagaaatattgaaagattaattattattcttaattgttcaaatagagagagagagagagagagatattgaaagattaattattattcttaattgttcaaatagagagagagagagagagagagagagaaatattgaaagattaattattattcttaattgttcaaatagagagagagagagagagagagaaatattgaaagattaattattattcttaattgttcaaatagagagagagagagagagaaatattgaaagattaattattattcttaattgttcaaatagagagagagagagattgaaatgttaattattattcttaatagttcaaatagagagagagagagagagagagagagagagagagagagagagagagagagagagagagagagagaccacttaCCCAGGAAGCCTCCACAAAGCAAGTAACGATGCCCTAAGCAAGTGCTACcgaatatatatagagagatatagggATACCCACCTAGGGAGGAGAGGCATTTGGGTATCTGGGCATCTGGGCACTGTCCCACTGGGTATTATTTTTGCTGGGCATCTTTACTGGGCAGCACAAGGACGCACGTTAGCCCAGGACATATAGGGAGGTGGGGTACCTGGGTATTTGGGTATTTGGGTATCTGGGCACTATCCTGGTGGGTATTATTTTTGCTGGGCACCTCTACTGGGCACGTTGGCCCAAATTCGTCCTTGGCTGGAAGGTCGACTTGACTCAGTGTCGCCATTTTACCCCCCACAAACGAGTCCCACATTTCTTTAGATTTCCCACAAAATCGGTTCCCTCAAAAAATCAATTCCCACCAAAATCAGTTCCTCAAAATCAGTTCCCTCAAAATCAATTCCCACAAAATCAGTTCCCCAAAATCAATTCCCCCACACCATCACTTCCCACAAAATCAATCCCCCACAAAATCAATTCCCCTAATCAGTTCCCCACAAAATCAATTCCCCCAAAATCAAATCCTCACAAAATCAATCCATGACAAATCAATTGCCCCAAATCAGTTCCCCACAAAATCAATTCCCCACAAAATCAGTTCTACAAAATGAATTCCCCATAAAATCAATTCCCCACAAAATCAATCCCCAACAAAATCAATTCCCCAAGCTCAGTTCCCCACAATGTCAATTCCCCACAAAATCAATCCCCCACCAAATCAGTTCCCACAAAATCAATTCCCCCAAAATCAGTTCCCCTCAAAATCAAGTTCCCAAAATCAATTCCCCCACAAAATCAGTTCCCACAAAATGAATTCACCCACAAAATCAATTCCCCCACACAATCAGTTTCCACAAAATGAATTCCCCACAAAATGAATTCCCCCACAAAATCAGTTCCCCCAAAAATCATTTCTCCCACAAAATCAATTCCCCACAAAATCAGTTCCCCAAATCAATTTGCCACAAAATTCCCCACAATATAGATTCCCCCACAAAATAAAATCCCCACAAAATCAATCCCCCCACAAAATCAAATCCCCACAAAATCAATTTCCCCACAATATCAATTCCCCACGAAATCAGTTCCCCCACAATATCAATTCCCCACAAAATCAGTTCCCCCACAATATCAGTTCCCCACAATATCAATTCCCCCACAGTATCAATTTCCCACCCCCACAAATGATGGCAGTTGCGTCtccctcaagaagaagaagaatataatgaCTGGAGGATATATAGGATGGATAGGAATAGGATGAAGTATATAGGATGAGGAAGGATGAGGTGGGTATGTGGGTGACTGGGGCACGGGGGCATGCGTGCCCTGGGGcggtttttgtatgtatatatgtaaggatGGTACTACGTGTGGTTCGAGGTGTAATGCCCTCGCGTGTTTGGGAGtggctacgtctctctctctctctctctctctctctctctctctctctctctctctctctcaatctctctctctctctctcttctttcaatctgtctgtctctctctttttctctccctcaatcaatctctttctctctctctccgtcaatcagtctctttctctctctcccttaatctctcactttctctccttcaatctttctctctc
The Macrobrachium rosenbergii isolate ZJJX-2024 unplaced genomic scaffold, ASM4041242v1 60, whole genome shotgun sequence genome window above contains:
- the LOC136838312 gene encoding uncharacterized protein; its protein translation is MMLARSALVLLGMAALAQARPNPRVLEFFGHAASGGADFVGDFAGGVAMAGQGATNLFSEAFQTFGTVKDGFRGLVRDAWDSGAQTASRFSSAVRNTARDTARGFSDAAGAVNTYFADNIRAGGRLVSGAVGTGFGVVRGAVSAKGNLLHDIRGTVKGGFEDAADAVSDFAGDVIDSHVNLLGAATGVAEDVVTRGIENFAHVLAPSRF